The following proteins are encoded in a genomic region of Hymenobacter siberiensis:
- a CDS encoding IS630 family transposase — protein MIPAEENAAFVCQMEQVLDVYEQPYDADFPVVCLDESPKQLLDYQEFTASNGQPHRDSEYVRRGVVELFVATEPLRGWRELTVENDHKAATWVQFVARLMDTTYREAKKVRWVMDNLSTHRISNFYAHFPPEVARAYVQRMEIIYPPVHGSWLNMAEIEFSVLTRQVLDRSFSSKEAVQAVVKRWKNKQNANLKPRNWQFKTADARIKLNRLYPTI, from the coding sequence GTGATTCCGGCCGAAGAGAACGCAGCCTTTGTGTGCCAGATGGAGCAGGTGCTCGACGTGTACGAGCAGCCCTACGACGCGGATTTTCCCGTTGTGTGCCTGGACGAATCGCCTAAACAACTACTCGATTACCAAGAATTTACTGCTTCCAACGGGCAGCCACACCGCGATTCGGAATACGTGCGCCGGGGCGTGGTGGAGTTGTTCGTCGCCACCGAACCGTTGCGCGGTTGGCGCGAGTTGACCGTGGAGAACGACCACAAAGCCGCCACGTGGGTGCAGTTTGTGGCCCGGCTAATGGACACGACCTACCGGGAAGCGAAAAAAGTGCGCTGGGTGATGGACAACCTGAGTACGCACCGAATCAGCAACTTCTACGCCCACTTCCCACCGGAAGTCGCCCGGGCCTATGTGCAGCGGATGGAAATCATTTACCCCCCCGTCCACGGGTCGTGGCTGAATATGGCCGAAATTGAATTCTCCGTCCTCACGCGCCAAGTGCTTGACCGCTCCTTTTCGAGCAAAGAAGCCGTGCAGGCGGTCGTCAAACGGTGGAAAAACAAGCAAAATGCCAACCTAAAACCGCGCAACTGGCAATTCAAAACCGCTGATGCCCGCATTAAATTAAACCGATTATACCCGACTATTTAA
- a CDS encoding IS3 family transposase encodes MAHYACGRGLSQRQACALVGLARNSYAPPPGGGRGGLQPADAELVARLRALVQRHGGWGFWKYYYRLRKLRVVVNHKRVWRIYQLLNLQLVVKKH; translated from the coding sequence GTGGCCCATTACGCCTGTGGGCGGGGGCTGAGCCAGCGCCAGGCGTGTGCACTCGTGGGCCTGGCCCGCAACAGCTACGCCCCGCCACCGGGCGGGGGCCGTGGGGGACTCCAGCCCGCCGATGCCGAACTCGTTGCCCGGCTGCGGGCACTGGTGCAGCGGCACGGCGGCTGGGGCTTTTGGAAATACTACTACCGCCTGCGCAAGCTGCGGGTCGTGGTCAATCACAAGCGTGTATGGCGTATCTATCAGCTACTGAATTTACAACTAGTGGTCAAAAAACATTAA
- a CDS encoding transposase gives MKKSRFSEAQIPGILRQQDQDQTVVQICREHGISEPTFYAWKSKFGGMSVSELQRLKHLE, from the coding sequence ATGAAAAAAAGTCGCTTTAGTGAAGCCCAGATTCCGGGAATTTTACGCCAACAGGACCAAGACCAGACAGTGGTCCAGATTTGCCGGGAACACGGCATCAGTGAGCCCACCTTTTACGCGTGGAAAAGCAAGTTTGGGGGCATGAGCGTGAGCGAGTTGCAGCGCCTCAAGCACTTGGAATAG
- a CDS encoding DUF1153 domain-containing protein codes for MTENQPDYFDTDDRPQPADYASAAAERKLRIWAVLNAVEQGLMDAVEACAAYGISPAELEEQRADWLDFESGRR; via the coding sequence ATGACTGAGAATCAGCCCGATTACTTCGATACCGATGACCGCCCCCAACCCGCTGACTATGCGAGTGCTGCCGCCGAGCGCAAGCTCAGAATCTGGGCCGTGCTCAACGCCGTGGAGCAAGGCCTGATGGATGCCGTGGAGGCCTGCGCCGCCTACGGCATCAGCCCCGCCGAGCTGGAAGAACAGCGCGCCGACTGGCTCGATTTCGAGTCGGGCCGCCGCTGA
- a CDS encoding LytR/AlgR family response regulator transcription factor → MPAPESIIPAVAAAPFVINCVAVDDEPLALGLVCSFIEQTPFLRLVGRHESAVAALRSLHERPDAQLLFLDIKMPDLSGLELAKVLQHGPRIIFTTAFNQYALEGFRVDALDYLLKPFDYQEFLRAALKARTYFEMKQASEIPAPATTPPIPQPANPPEDDYIYLKVEYQLVRVPLADIVYVEGLKDYVKVHLASQTRPLLSLTSLRGMEEKLPAGKFLRIHRSYIVGLGHIQSVGRGTVQIAGETLPVSDGYREGFDQFFSRWK, encoded by the coding sequence ATGCCTGCACCTGAATCTATAATCCCCGCCGTTGCCGCCGCCCCGTTCGTCATCAACTGCGTAGCCGTCGACGACGAGCCCCTGGCCCTGGGCCTGGTGTGCTCCTTCATCGAGCAAACCCCGTTTCTGCGCCTTGTGGGCCGGCACGAAAGCGCCGTGGCCGCCCTGCGCTCGCTGCACGAGCGCCCCGATGCCCAGCTGCTGTTTCTTGACATTAAGATGCCCGACCTCAGCGGGCTGGAGCTGGCCAAGGTGCTGCAGCACGGCCCGCGCATCATCTTCACCACCGCCTTCAACCAGTACGCCCTGGAGGGCTTCCGCGTCGATGCGCTCGATTACCTGCTCAAGCCCTTCGACTACCAGGAGTTTCTGCGCGCTGCCCTCAAGGCCAGAACCTATTTCGAAATGAAGCAGGCCAGCGAAATCCCCGCGCCCGCCACCACCCCACCAATCCCCCAACCCGCCAATCCACCAGAGGACGACTACATCTACCTCAAAGTGGAGTACCAGCTGGTGCGCGTGCCCCTGGCCGACATCGTGTACGTGGAGGGCCTGAAGGACTACGTGAAGGTGCACCTGGCCAGCCAGACGCGGCCGCTGCTCTCGCTCACCAGCCTGCGCGGCATGGAGGAAAAGCTGCCCGCCGGCAAGTTTCTGCGTATCCACCGCAGCTACATCGTGGGGCTGGGCCACATCCAGTCGGTGGGGCGCGGCACGGTGCAGATTGCCGGCGAAACCCTGCCCGTGAGCGACGGTTACCGCGAGGGCTTCGACCAGTTTTTTAGTCGCTGGAAATAA
- a CDS encoding sensor histidine kinase, whose protein sequence is MPILLFRSASTLLLHALVWGLVAVLLVAQQPDYPGPKPTEFWLTQAVVFGLLVGVFYLNVAWAAPRLLYGGKGWAYVVLNAALVLAVLAIHQQAEQRLGVPELISAAREAVLNPPNPWSAPRPYPVPGLEEGSLFVNSGVLLLALLVLGIATSLAAMQKGQRDAESSLELERRQVATELSLLKAQINPHFFFNTLNNIYALTLLDADQARAALHRLSRMMRYVLYESPAGHTCLSQEISFLRDYVELMHLRLTNKVQVSFEMPDPLSPDPFIAPMLFQPFVENAFKHGVSATAPSRISIELRQPTAHTVELCVRNTVFPDRPADDDDEPGGIGLANTQRRLDLLYPHAHTVRVNPHNAANEYEVCLHLNL, encoded by the coding sequence ATGCCCATACTCCTATTTCGTTCGGCTTCCACACTGCTACTGCACGCTCTGGTCTGGGGGCTGGTGGCGGTGTTGCTGGTGGCCCAGCAGCCCGACTACCCCGGCCCCAAGCCCACCGAGTTCTGGCTGACGCAGGCCGTGGTGTTTGGCCTGCTGGTGGGCGTGTTTTACCTGAACGTGGCGTGGGCCGCGCCGCGCCTGCTGTATGGCGGCAAAGGCTGGGCCTACGTGGTGCTGAATGCCGCGCTGGTGCTGGCGGTGCTGGCCATTCATCAGCAGGCAGAGCAACGCCTGGGGGTGCCCGAGCTGATTTCGGCTGCCCGCGAGGCCGTCCTCAACCCGCCCAATCCGTGGTCGGCGCCGCGCCCGTACCCGGTGCCGGGCCTGGAGGAAGGTAGCCTGTTCGTCAATTCCGGGGTGCTGCTGCTGGCGCTGCTGGTGCTGGGCATTGCCACCAGCCTCGCGGCCATGCAAAAGGGCCAGCGCGACGCCGAAAGCAGCCTGGAGCTGGAGCGCCGCCAGGTAGCCACCGAGCTGAGCCTGCTGAAAGCCCAAATCAACCCGCACTTCTTCTTCAACACCCTCAATAACATCTACGCCCTCACGCTGCTCGACGCCGACCAGGCCCGCGCCGCCCTGCACCGTCTCTCGCGCATGATGCGCTACGTGCTGTACGAGTCGCCGGCCGGCCACACCTGCCTGAGCCAGGAAATCAGCTTCCTGCGCGATTATGTTGAGCTAATGCACCTGCGCCTGACCAACAAAGTGCAGGTCAGCTTCGAGATGCCCGACCCGCTCAGCCCCGACCCGTTCATCGCGCCCATGCTGTTCCAGCCGTTTGTTGAGAATGCGTTTAAGCACGGCGTGAGCGCCACCGCGCCCAGCCGCATCAGCATCGAGCTGCGCCAGCCCACGGCCCATACCGTGGAGCTGTGCGTGCGCAACACCGTGTTCCCCGACCGGCCCGCCGACGACGACGATGAGCCCGGCGGCATTGGCCTGGCCAACACCCAGCGCCGCCTCGATTTGCTCTATCCCCACGCCCACACCGTGCGCGTAAACCCCCACAACGCCGCCAACGAATACGAAGTATGCCTGCACCTGAATCTATAA
- a CDS encoding cytochrome-c peroxidase, which translates to MASTLLPRLASMMAAAALLLVVACQKDREPSTPTTADLAAITALPQEATAPASNPSSAAKIALGRALFWDPVLSGGKDVSCASCHHPASGYADALDLSIGSNGQGLGTARHFRAPNDIAFNQRNSPTVLNAAFNGMATDGSYQPATAAMFWDLRAQSLENQSLMPVATLEEMRGHQYTEGVALDSVVARLRGIAAYGPLFSAAFAEATPISAANIGKAIACFERTLLATDAPFDQYMRGDKSALTAQQVQGLNDFVTSGCAKCHSGPMLSDYQLHVLGVADNSKNPASDAGANGSYAFRTPSLRNVALTAPYMHSGTLPNLQAVLAFYAPPPGAPATANPHVSLGQRDPLFPGRVTNPQNIIAFLQSLTATSYDRTVPAAVPSGLAVGGNIH; encoded by the coding sequence ATGGCCTCGACCCTGCTTCCCCGACTTGCTTCGATGATGGCCGCCGCCGCGCTGCTGCTGGTAGTGGCCTGTCAGAAAGACCGCGAACCCAGCACGCCCACCACCGCCGACCTCGCCGCCATCACGGCCCTGCCGCAGGAGGCCACCGCCCCGGCCAGCAACCCGAGCAGCGCGGCCAAAATCGCGCTGGGCCGCGCCCTGTTCTGGGACCCCGTGCTGTCGGGCGGCAAGGACGTGAGCTGCGCCAGCTGCCACCATCCCGCCAGCGGCTACGCCGACGCCCTCGACCTCAGCATCGGCAGCAACGGCCAGGGCCTGGGCACCGCCCGCCACTTCCGCGCCCCCAACGACATTGCCTTCAACCAGCGCAACTCGCCCACCGTGCTCAACGCCGCTTTCAACGGCATGGCGACCGATGGCAGCTACCAGCCCGCCACGGCCGCCATGTTCTGGGATTTGCGGGCGCAGTCACTTGAAAACCAGTCGCTGATGCCCGTGGCTACGCTGGAGGAGATGCGCGGCCACCAGTATACCGAGGGCGTGGCCCTCGATTCGGTGGTGGCGCGGCTGCGCGGCATTGCGGCATATGGGCCGCTGTTCAGCGCCGCGTTCGCGGAGGCCACGCCCATTTCGGCGGCCAATATCGGCAAGGCCATTGCCTGCTTCGAGCGCACGCTGCTGGCCACCGATGCGCCTTTCGACCAATACATGCGCGGCGACAAAAGTGCCCTCACGGCCCAGCAGGTGCAGGGGCTGAACGATTTCGTGACCAGCGGCTGCGCCAAGTGCCACAGCGGCCCGATGCTCAGCGACTACCAGCTGCACGTCCTCGGCGTGGCCGATAATAGCAAAAACCCGGCTTCTGATGCGGGGGCCAATGGCAGCTACGCCTTCCGCACGCCCAGCCTGCGCAACGTGGCCCTCACTGCGCCCTACATGCACAGCGGCACGCTGCCCAACCTGCAGGCGGTGCTGGCTTTCTACGCGCCACCGCCCGGGGCACCGGCCACAGCCAACCCGCACGTGAGCCTGGGGCAGCGCGACCCGCTGTTTCCCGGCCGCGTGACCAATCCGCAGAATATCATCGCCTTTCTGCAATCCCTCACCGCCACCAGCTACGACCGCACCGTGCCCGCCGCCGTGCCCAGCGGCCTGGCCGTGGGCGGCAACATTCACTAG
- a CDS encoding T9SS type B sorting domain-containing protein gives MKTLRSLRLLLLLLLLPLAASATHIVGGELDLQYKSGSTYTLSLNLYFDAINGNPLALDQSLIASIFVKATNQRVVNVTLPLTSNTFVQYTNPACAVGSLSTRKLVYTKDITLDINTYANPGGYYVAVERCCRNISISNIMNPAGAAQTFYLEFPAVVRSGAAFIDSTPRIFPPLGDYACRGELFYYDFGGQDIDGDSLAYDMVTPLNGHASAAVGNTAPLPSAAPYAPITWSPSLSAANQIPGTSALGINARTGRLTVRATNLGLFVFGVRCAEFRKGVKIGETRRDFQLYVLNCPTNLAPRLQVHPANSATLYRPGRDTLRLLPGGNRCLTIRYTDSDPNSVLTMSTRPVNFTVPAPTFTTSTSGTVRAAGAPDTLTATLCFPDCADTKGKVYLLDLIVADNGCSLPKHDTVRVAFTATQGTNAAPVLSSSFPPAPAPTVDTAPTVVRVTLGLRYTATLTGTDANRNALALAAVGEGFDLAAMGMQFTAQNGAGLANGTFAWEPTCAAVAAIGTSNGLVVHFKLTETGPCVPLPQERTIRFEVVPVTELTAFRPPNVITPNGDGLNDFLRMPDLPVDFCDNKFAGIKIFSRWGQQIFASAEREFQWGGQGAGGLYYYLATYTDGRKFKGWVEVIP, from the coding sequence ATGAAAACCCTCCGCTCGCTTAGACTGCTGTTGCTGCTGTTGCTGCTGCCGCTGGCGGCTTCGGCCACGCACATTGTGGGCGGCGAGCTGGATTTGCAGTACAAGTCCGGCAGCACCTACACGCTCAGCCTCAACCTGTATTTTGATGCCATCAACGGCAACCCGCTGGCCTTGGACCAAAGCCTTATAGCCAGCATTTTTGTGAAAGCCACCAACCAGCGAGTGGTGAACGTGACGCTGCCGCTCACCAGCAATACCTTCGTACAATATACCAACCCGGCCTGCGCCGTGGGCTCGCTGAGCACCCGCAAGCTAGTATATACCAAAGATATCACCCTGGATATCAACACCTACGCCAACCCCGGCGGCTACTACGTGGCCGTGGAGCGCTGCTGCCGCAACATCAGTATCAGCAACATTATGAACCCGGCCGGCGCGGCCCAGACCTTTTACCTCGAGTTTCCGGCCGTCGTGCGCTCGGGCGCGGCTTTTATTGATTCCACGCCGCGCATTTTCCCGCCCCTGGGCGACTATGCATGCCGGGGCGAGCTGTTTTATTACGACTTCGGCGGGCAGGACATCGACGGCGACTCGCTCGCCTACGATATGGTGACGCCGCTGAATGGCCACGCCTCGGCGGCCGTGGGCAACACCGCGCCCCTGCCCAGCGCCGCGCCCTACGCCCCCATCACCTGGAGCCCGAGCCTGAGCGCCGCCAACCAGATTCCGGGCACGTCGGCCCTGGGCATTAACGCGCGCACCGGCCGCCTCACGGTGCGGGCCACCAACCTGGGCCTGTTCGTGTTCGGGGTGCGCTGCGCGGAGTTTCGCAAGGGCGTGAAAATCGGCGAAACGCGGCGCGACTTCCAGCTTTATGTGCTGAACTGCCCCACCAACCTGGCGCCCAGGCTCCAGGTGCACCCCGCCAACAGCGCCACGCTGTACCGCCCCGGCCGCGATACGCTACGCCTGCTGCCCGGCGGCAACCGATGCCTCACCATTCGCTACACCGACTCCGACCCCAACTCGGTGCTTACCATGAGCACCCGGCCGGTCAATTTCACGGTGCCCGCGCCCACCTTCACCACTAGTACCAGCGGCACGGTGCGGGCCGCCGGCGCCCCCGACACTCTCACCGCCACCCTCTGCTTCCCCGATTGCGCCGACACCAAGGGCAAGGTGTACCTGCTCGACCTCATTGTGGCCGATAACGGGTGCAGTCTGCCCAAGCACGATACCGTGCGCGTAGCCTTCACCGCCACGCAGGGCACCAACGCGGCCCCGGTGCTCAGTAGCAGCTTCCCGCCCGCCCCGGCTCCCACCGTAGATACCGCCCCCACGGTGGTGCGCGTGACGCTGGGCCTGCGCTACACCGCCACCCTGACCGGCACCGATGCCAACCGCAACGCCTTGGCCCTCGCGGCCGTGGGCGAGGGCTTCGACCTCGCGGCGATGGGCATGCAGTTCACGGCCCAGAATGGCGCGGGCCTGGCCAATGGAACCTTCGCCTGGGAGCCCACCTGCGCCGCCGTGGCGGCCATCGGCACCAGCAATGGCCTGGTGGTGCACTTCAAGCTGACCGAAACCGGCCCCTGCGTACCGCTGCCGCAGGAGCGGACCATCCGCTTCGAGGTGGTGCCGGTGACGGAGCTGACAGCCTTCCGCCCGCCCAACGTCATCACGCCGAACGGCGACGGGTTGAACGACTTTCTGCGGATGCCCGACCTGCCGGTGGACTTCTGCGATAATAAATTTGCGGGTATCAAAATCTTCTCGCGCTGGGGCCAGCAGATATTTGCTTCGGCAGAGCGCGAGTTTCAGTGGGGCGGCCAGGGCGCGGGCGGGCTGTATTATTACCTGGCTACTTACACCGACGGCCGCAAGTTTAAGGGCTGGGTGGAGGTGATTCCGTAG
- a CDS encoding PqqD family protein yields the protein MKLKPNIATSEAGFIFNPATGDSFAANPLAADILARAKAGLDAAAIKAGILECYDVAPGQLEKDWDDLLAQLRDFNLLVEAGSEERGAGNKK from the coding sequence ATGAAGCTAAAGCCCAACATTGCCACCAGCGAGGCCGGATTCATCTTTAATCCCGCCACCGGCGACTCCTTCGCGGCCAACCCGCTGGCGGCCGACATCCTGGCCCGCGCCAAGGCCGGCCTGGACGCGGCGGCCATCAAGGCCGGCATTCTGGAGTGCTACGACGTAGCCCCCGGCCAGCTCGAAAAGGACTGGGACGACCTGCTGGCCCAGCTGCGCGACTTCAACCTGCTGGTGGAAGCGGGAAGCGAGGAGCGGGGAGCGGGCAACAAAAAGTAA
- a CDS encoding ATP-grasp domain-containing protein, with amino-acid sequence MPTPHSPLPASNTRPRLTVAVTGLNATDSPGPGVAVIRALRESTDFDLRIIGLSYEALEPGIYLRELVDKSYQLPYPAAGTAALLARLAHIREREEVAVLIPNFDAELFNFIKLEPELRALGIHTFLPTLAQLDARDKLNLAAFGAAHGFSTPASRPLHSAFEITTAAETLGWPLVLKGRYYDAAVVHSLAQAEQAFARLSGLWGMPLIAQQFVAGQEINIAGLGDGHGRALSAVPMRKLTITDRGKAWAGITLEDEALLALARRFAEATRWRGGFELELIRTATNELVILEINPRFPAWIYLTAAAGQNQPAALLRLALALPVPMMEGYAVGKMFVRYAWDLITDHTEFQQVAALGEL; translated from the coding sequence ATGCCCACTCCCCACTCCCCGCTTCCCGCTTCCAACACCCGGCCGCGCCTCACCGTGGCCGTGACCGGCCTTAATGCCACCGACAGCCCCGGCCCGGGCGTGGCCGTTATCCGCGCCCTGCGCGAGAGCACGGATTTCGACCTGCGCATCATCGGGCTGAGCTACGAGGCGTTGGAGCCGGGCATTTACCTGCGTGAGCTGGTGGATAAGTCCTACCAGCTGCCCTACCCGGCGGCGGGCACGGCGGCGCTACTGGCGCGGCTGGCCCACATCCGCGAGCGGGAGGAAGTGGCCGTGCTCATCCCCAACTTCGATGCCGAGCTGTTCAACTTCATCAAGCTGGAGCCAGAATTACGGGCGCTGGGCATCCACACGTTTCTGCCCACGCTGGCCCAGCTCGACGCCCGCGACAAGCTGAACCTTGCCGCCTTCGGGGCTGCGCACGGCTTCAGCACCCCCGCCAGCCGGCCGCTGCACAGCGCTTTTGAAATAACGACTGCCGCCGAAACCCTGGGCTGGCCGCTGGTGCTGAAGGGCCGCTACTACGATGCCGCCGTGGTGCACTCGCTGGCGCAGGCCGAGCAGGCGTTTGCGCGGCTGAGCGGGCTGTGGGGCATGCCACTCATCGCACAGCAGTTTGTGGCGGGGCAGGAAATCAACATTGCCGGGCTGGGCGACGGGCACGGCCGCGCCCTGAGCGCAGTGCCCATGCGCAAGCTCACCATCACGGACCGGGGCAAAGCCTGGGCCGGCATCACCCTGGAGGATGAGGCCCTGCTGGCCCTGGCCCGCCGCTTTGCCGAGGCCACCCGCTGGCGCGGTGGCTTCGAGCTAGAGCTGATTCGCACGGCCACGAATGAGCTGGTGATTCTCGAAATCAACCCCCGCTTCCCGGCCTGGATATACCTCACGGCCGCCGCCGGCCAAAACCAGCCCGCCGCCCTGCTCCGCCTGGCCCTGGCCCTACCCGTGCCGATGATGGAAGGCTATGCCGTGGGCAAGATGTTCGTGCGCTACGCCTGGGATTTGATTACCGACCACACCGAATTCCAGCAAGTGGCCGCGCTGGGTGAACTTTGA
- a CDS encoding type III PLP-dependent enzyme domain-containing protein gives MKRPYERPTLRKLTAGALHKFGPRAGAAPTAALDGVAVAELVARFGSPLFVLSERQLRRSYQAAVRAFGTRYPAVQLAWSYKTNYLNAVCRTFHQEGAWAEVVSGMELEKALLNGVPGPHILFNGPGKRRADLERACAVDAVIHLDNADELHLLLDVAAGRASRPRVALRVNLDAGIYPQWDRFGFNLENGEAWQALGRVVASGRLALVGLHCHIGTYVLQPKAYGVAATKLAALARRCRRELNTAVQYLDLGGGFPSTNTLKGAYLPAADTVPPLDEYAEAITGALLGAGFPADELPLLVLEAGRALVDDAGSLIGSVLANKRLADGRRATILDFGVNLLFTSFWYDHHISPTREFSDQTEPTVLYGPLCMNIDQLRNSIALPLLAPSDTVVVHKVGAYNMSQWQQFINLRPNVVMIDEAGAVHIIRAAETLEYLQQLERVPAHLLP, from the coding sequence ATGAAACGCCCCTACGAACGTCCTACCCTCCGCAAGCTCACGGCCGGCGCGCTGCACAAGTTTGGGCCGCGCGCCGGGGCCGCACCCACGGCCGCCCTCGATGGCGTAGCCGTGGCGGAGCTGGTGGCCCGGTTCGGCTCGCCGCTCTTTGTGCTGAGCGAGCGGCAGCTGCGGCGCAGCTACCAGGCGGCGGTGCGGGCCTTTGGCACGCGCTACCCGGCGGTGCAGCTGGCGTGGTCGTACAAAACAAACTATCTGAACGCCGTGTGCCGCACCTTCCACCAGGAGGGCGCGTGGGCGGAGGTAGTGAGCGGCATGGAGCTGGAAAAGGCTTTGCTGAACGGCGTGCCCGGCCCGCACATTCTCTTCAACGGCCCCGGCAAGCGGCGCGCCGATTTGGAGCGGGCCTGCGCGGTCGATGCCGTCATTCACCTCGACAATGCCGATGAGCTGCACCTGCTGCTGGACGTGGCCGCCGGCCGCGCCAGCCGGCCCCGCGTGGCCCTGCGCGTGAATCTCGACGCGGGCATCTACCCGCAGTGGGACCGGTTCGGCTTCAACCTGGAGAATGGCGAGGCCTGGCAGGCCCTGGGCCGCGTGGTGGCCTCGGGGCGGCTGGCGCTGGTGGGGCTGCACTGCCACATCGGAACTTATGTGCTCCAGCCCAAGGCGTATGGCGTGGCGGCCACCAAGCTGGCAGCGCTGGCCCGGCGCTGCCGGCGCGAGCTGAACACGGCCGTGCAGTACCTCGACCTGGGCGGCGGCTTCCCTTCCACCAACACCCTGAAAGGCGCTTACCTTCCCGCCGCCGATACCGTGCCGCCGCTCGACGAATACGCCGAAGCCATCACCGGGGCCCTGCTCGGCGCAGGCTTCCCGGCCGATGAGCTGCCGCTGCTGGTGCTGGAAGCCGGCCGGGCGCTGGTGGACGACGCGGGCTCGCTCATCGGCTCGGTGCTAGCCAACAAGCGCCTGGCCGACGGCCGCCGCGCCACCATCCTCGACTTCGGGGTGAACCTGCTCTTCACCTCCTTTTGGTACGACCACCACATCAGCCCCACCCGCGAATTCTCGGACCAAACCGAGCCCACCGTGCTCTACGGCCCCCTCTGTATGAACATCGACCAGCTCCGCAACAGCATCGCCCTGCCCCTGCTCGCCCCCAGCGATACCGTGGTGGTGCACAAAGTGGGCGCATACAACATGAGCCAGTGGCAGCAGTTCATCAACCTGCGGCCCAACGTAGTGATGATTGACGAGGCCGGCGCGGTGCATATAATAAGAGCCGCCGAAACGCTGGAGTACCTGCAGCAGCTGGAGCGGGTGCCGGCGCACCTGCTTCCTTAA